AAGACTACTTCCGTAAGCTTGGTCTCAAAGTTGTTTCAGGTCTTGGAGACGAACTTCTAAACGTCAAGAAAGCAGCATGTCTGGATGCCGATGCGTTGACAACTTTGGTGGCAAATCTTGGACAGAGGTTGGTGAAAACAAAGGAATTCTTAAATACAAGCATGAAAAGTCACGAGGAAAGTGGGTTTCGTCACTCGCTTAAACATTTCGTGGAACAAGCTGAAACTCAAATAACTTTCCTATTGGAGGAAGAAAAGAGAATAAGGTCATTGGTAAAGAAAACCACCAACTTTTTCCATGGAAATGCAGGGAAGGATGAGGGGTTGAGATTGTTCGTGATTGTGCGGGACTTCCTTGTGATGTTAGATAAGGCCTGCAAAGAAGTGAGAGAGGCACCAAGAAAAGTGACGCAAACACGCAAAAACAGAGAAATATCGTCATCATCAACAGTACCAGATCCACAGCAGCTGCTCTTTCCAGCGATAAGGGATCGGCGAGTTGACAGTTCCAGCTCAGATGATGAGAGCTGACTTTAGCTAAAACAGGTAATGTTTCACTTTTGCTAATTAGCTATTATTTTCCTAGTTGGCAATTGATGGGGATACTTCCTTGCTTGGCTGCTCAAAAGTTGACGACAGTACAAAGGATTTACTAGATGTGATGAGCCTAAAGCATAGAGGAAAACCTATGATTGGAACTGATATTACGGTTTGAGTCACAGGAACAACCTTTATGCTTGTGTGTATATTGATCAACCCTGAGATCGATGAATCATCGACAAGGGGTCCTCAAGCACTCACTGGATAGTAGTTTGTTCAGAAATGATCATGTTTTCTTTAGCAACCAAGCTTAGCTGACTCAAAAAAATTTTATTGTAGCTACAATTACCAGCTAAGCTGAACTGACCcttgaaattttgatttgtaGCTGCAATTCAATGAAGCTAGTGTTTATGGTTTAGTTTATCCTAGCACTAAAAGTCATTATTACTGACAGTACCCAACACAATGGATGTGTAGTTCTCATTTTTCTCGTGTTGTTGCCACAGGGCTCATATGGTGCTGGAAGCTACATATTGAAAACCCAGTTGTAATCGACTTGCTGTAATCACTAGAAAGCTGAGTTCTTGGAAGCTTGAATTAGGGTGCGCCATGGCATCAATGGAATGATACAACACACTCAGATTTGGGTCCTCGCCATTTGCATCAGGAAATTAGATTAGCCTTGTTTTCTTTGTGGCAGTTGATAATGCGTAGAAAAGCTTCAGCATAGTGACTTTTGAATCATGAGTTCAATTCTTTCATTATACATCATCTCTTGGAAGCTAAAAAAGAGTACTTTTTGAAGAGGAGAAAATATCATCGATTCTCAAAGACAAATCAAAATATCTTTGAGCACCACAAAACATTCCTCCAGCAGATGGTATTCTCCACTGTGACAGATTAATCCAAACATGGCCTAACATTTCCTTTGGCTTGAGCAGTAGCTTTGGCATCCAAACATCATTTAGCCAGATTCGTAGACCACCGAGACAAGATACATGATGGTACTAAGAACGTAACATTCATGTTTGGATTAATACAATCCAAGAAACTAACATCATTCCTCCAGCAATCTCATTCAAACAGCACATGTTCTTAATACAAGAAAGTTTATAGAGATAAGCCATCAAAGATGGGTTCTACTTAAGAGTGTCACTGGATGGACCACAAGaaacatgcaacaagaagaaagctAGTTGGGCAATGGTAACATATCCTTGATGGAAGGCTGAGAGAGCCCAATGTGCTACGCACTACTCAAAAACCATGAATCTTAATATGCTCCTTCTTCACAATTCCAGCCTGCACCATACAAATCAAGAAAGTTTTATCACCTTTCACCACCAGATCTCTCTCCTAATCACCACAAAAGTAAATTAGGAAGTGCCAAGACATAAATGCAGTACCTGAACTAAGAAGCTGGAAACATTCTTCCTCTGATCACCTTGAAGTTGAATGACCTTGAaaaaggaatcatttcattagtAGTCAATACGACCACTAGCAACACTATATCAAGTTAAAAGATCGGTCTTTCCCTCCTCTTTCGACATATCTAAAAAAGACGGTAAAACAATACCTGCCCCAACTCTGGGTCTTGGACCACAGTACCATTACAGCAGAATTCCTTTTTCAGATCCTTCAAGATCTTATTGTAGCTGAATTCTTTCTTTAATCCTTGCACAGTAGTCAGACTCTTCCTGCCGTTCCGCTGTTGTATGCGGATGTGCACATAATCCTTTGTGCCAGCACCAGAGTCCTCAGCATTAGCATCAGCAAAGGGATCTACGGTAGAAGAGACAATATGGTTATTTGTCTAAAGTTAGGCCATCGCAAAACACCTAATAACGTAGAAAATTGCATAGAATGAGATTTTTTTGACACACCAAAAGCGGTTGGGATCTGGACGTTGAGATCAGACATGAACACTGGGACTATCGAAGGGGATTGCCGAAAACGATTTGCTGGCTTCGAGAGCTGGAGTCAAATTCCAGAACCATGCAATACAAGTCGACGTTAAGAGCAGAATTCCATACGACATTTGTACAGCACACAAGTAGTACCCAAGATGGTTAAAAAAAAAACGTTGATCACAATTCTCAATGCTTGGAAGGGATGACCAAATCATATTAACAACAGTGGCAGGAACAAATTAAATCAGAACAGTTACACGTAGCATATGACTAGCAACAAAATTAAAGCATCCAGGCATTGTTATCATAAACAGGGGCAGACTGTGACATACAAATATGAGTTTACTATGTCATGAGGCATATTTGAAGGCAGCAGGGGGGCCATGCAACCAACCTGGAACAATTGAAGTCCACAGATTCTGTGAACCAGCGTTACATGCTAAAGGAGTTAAATATATGCAATTGCTTTATTAGGCTTTGTGCAGTTTCTTCTGAAATGGTGAAAGAACCATCATCAAACCTTTTTTGAGGCTCAGTAACAGAAATACCAATTCAAGAAAAGATTCAACTAAAACAACCAAATCAACCACACAATGGTGAAGGTTGAACTCTGTATACAAAGGGTTAGTGTCACCTTTTCGAGTTAAAAACACATGAACAGATAGTAATTTGCAGAACAAAAGGCAACAGCATACACCCCCTCTTATTCTAAGACAACCAAGTCAGATCCATCCTATTTAGTTGACATATTGAACATCAAGTAACATCATCTTGATTGCTCAATTGTTCTGTGCACATCCTACATCATCGTGAAGGACACAACTTATATACACCCCCCTTGTTCTAAGACAATCAAGTCAGATCCATCCTATTTAGTTGACATATTGGACATACAAACATTAAGCAACATCATCTTGATTGCTCAATTGTTCTATACACATCCTACATCATCACGAAGGAAGCATCTTATATACACCAATAGTTGTTACCTAAGAAAAAAATCCCTAAATTGCTCAAGTTGATGCGACATACTGCAGATCCACAACCAACGATTCCTAAATTGCTAACTCATAGCACGTTCGCAACCTATTTCAGACTCAACATGCTGCAAAGAGCAGGAAAAAAAAATcccttttttctttaaatttcctTCTGCAAGGGTAGATGCCAGAAAGAGGAAAAGAGCATACAGAACAAAGATCGTATCTTCGTCCTCAAGTCAAGCTTCTACGATTTCCCGGCGGACAAGAAAGAACCCCATGAGAGGAGGCAGATTCAACACAACAGATGCCAGAagataaaattcaagaaaaagaagaagcaaaaggcCAAGAAAAAGATTTATCTTTAGCCAAAAGAAGCATATAGAACCACATATTCATCGCATCAATTTTGATGTACAAAGATAGGAGAAATCTTCGCTTACCTCGCTGAGGACCAGATGAATCGACCCTCGCTGGAGATCACACGCGATGACAACACCTTCCTCCACCGTCTTCgctatttatagggaagcaaaaGAAATCGAGATCGAGAGATGTGCAGACGCATCGAATCAGATTTCGATCGATTCGGTAACTCGGCACCGCGTGAAGGCTACGGCAAGCTGTTATGCGAGACGCCCGCATAAGGGTCTCGGTGCTAAAGCGGTGATCGGGCATCATCACGAATCACGAAGTGCAACGGACGGGCAGGATGTCACGTGGCGGTGCGGGGACGATGTCCGCATAGAAGCTTTTCCTTCGATGGTGGCTTCTGGCCGTGGATTCTGATTCCAACGGATGTGATCGTCTTATCATGTcggcatctatatatatatatatatatatatatatatatatatatagatttccTTCTTTATATTATTCGGCCTTGCACGGCACGCAATGCGGCCGACGGGCCCCACGAGTTGGCGTTCTCGTGGCGCAGTGTGCTCGGCCGTTGACCACTATCGTTTTAGTATTTAAGTATATTAAAGGAAGAATATTTACTTTTAGATATTATATTGAAATGATAAGTCTAATTGACACATCCTCATTTTCTAATTGACATATTAAGTGTCGCAATGGAATATtaacatattaatttttattccTTCTTACGCTCTTTAATGTGTTTTATGATAAGAGTTTAGCATA
Above is a genomic segment from Musa acuminata AAA Group cultivar baxijiao chromosome BXJ3-4, Cavendish_Baxijiao_AAA, whole genome shotgun sequence containing:
- the LOC103982549 gene encoding protein translation factor SUI1 homolog 2; its protein translation is MSDLNVQIPTAFDPFADANAEDSGAGTKDYVHIRIQQRNGRKSLTTVQGLKKEFSYNKILKDLKKEFCCNGTVVQDPELGQVIQLQGDQRKNVSSFLVQAGIVKKEHIKIHGF